One Dunckerocampus dactyliophorus isolate RoL2022-P2 chromosome 18, RoL_Ddac_1.1, whole genome shotgun sequence genomic region harbors:
- the LOC129171782 gene encoding cytochrome P450 2K1-like gives MSPLEDLLALLWSSSTAVLAGVAVLLLLAFASRRFALQETRKGPPGPKPLPVLGNLLQLDLKWLHISLCELAERYGSVFTIYIFTKKVVVLAGYKTVKEALVNHAEEFGERHIYPMFQDINQGHGILFANGGSWKEMRRFAISALRELGMGKRLAEEKIRAECSHLISLFEKYDGQPFDTSRPVSKATSNIICSIVYGSRFEYDDTRFTCMVNRANDSIHMLGSKQIQLYNNFPWLFSWVQHRRMILKNCDESIQDIKDLLAQLKEKLNPRVCTGLVDCFFMRKQKEEDLSVEQNHFSEDNMVHVVANLFAAGTDTTATTLRWAMLLMAKYPQIQDGVQEELSRVIGSRQVCMEDRKNLPYTDAVIHEAQRFANIAPLAIPHQTSRDVTFQGHFIEKGTVVLPLLTSVLFDESEWETPNTFNPSHFLDEEGKFIKRDAFMPFSAGRRVCLGESLARMELFLFFTTLLQRFCFTPPPGTSEDELDLTPVVGFTHNPSHHQLCAVSRR, from the exons ATGTCTCCTCTGGAAGACCTTCTGGCCTTGCTCTGGTCCAGTTCTACCGCAGTGCTGGCCGGTGTTGCTGTGCTGCTCCTCTTGGCTTTTGCCTCCAGGCGCTTCGCTTTGCAGGAAACAAGGAAGGGGCCCCCGGGGCCCAAACCTTTACCCGTGCTTGGCAACCTGCTGCAGCTTGATCTCAAGTGGCTCCACATAAGCCTTTGTGAG CTTGCAGAACGATACGGGTCTGTGTTTACGATCTACATTTTCACCAAGAAAGTGGTGGTCCTGGCTGGATACAAGACGGTCAAAGAAGCTCTGGTCAACCATGCAGAGGAGTTTGGAGAGCGCCACATCTACCCGATGTTTCAGGACATTAACCAGGGTCATG GAATACTTTTTGCAAACGGAGGCTCGTGGAAGGAAATGCGACGATTTGCCATCAGCGCTCTGAGGGAATTGGGAATGGGCAAAAGACTCGCTGAAGAGAAAATCAGGGCGGAGTGCAGCCACCTCATTTCCCTTTTTGAGAAGTATGACG GGCAACCATTTGACACAAGCCGTCCAGTGAGTAAGGCCACGTCCAACATCATCTGCTCTATCGTGTACGGGAGCCGATTCGAATATGACGACACTCGATTCACCTGCATGGTGAATCGAGCCAATGACAGCATTCACATGCTTGGATCCAAACAAATTCAG CTGTACAACAACTTTCCATGGCTGTTCAGCTGGGTTCAGCACCGGCGGATGATTCTAAAGAACTGTGATGAAAGCATCCAGGACATAAAGGACCTGCTGGCCCAACTGAAGGAGAAGCTGAACCCTCGAGTGTGCACGGGGCTGGTCGACTGCTTCTTCATGCGCAAGCAAAAAGAGGAG GATCTCTCTGTTGAGCAGAACCACTTCAGTGAGGACAACATGGTTCATGTCGTGGCCAACCTCTTTGCTGCAGGCACGGACACCACTGCCACCACACTGAGATGGGCCATGCTATTAATGGCCAAATATCCCCAAATCCAAG ATGGGGTCCAGGAGGAGCTGAGCAGAGTGATCGGAAGCCGCCAGGTTTGCATGGAAGACCGCAAGAACCTTCCCTACACCGACGCCGTCATCCACGAAGCGCAGAGGTTCGCCAACATCGCACCCTTGGCCATTCCTCACCAAACCAGCCGGGACGTCACCTTCCAGGGCCACTTCATCGAAAAG GGCACCGTTGTTTTGCCTCTACTTACGTCTGTCCTCTTCGATGAGAGTGAGTGGGAGACACCAAACACCTTCAACCCTTCCCACTTCCTGGATGAGGAGGGTAAATTCATCAAGAGGGATGCCTTCATGCCCTTCTCTGCAG GCCGCAGGGTTTGTCTTGGTGAAAGTCTGGCCCGGATGgagctcttcctcttcttcacgACCCTCCTTCAGCGCTTTTGCTTCACACCTCCGCCCGGGACGTCGGAGGACGAGCTGGATTTGACGCCGGTGGTGGGCTTCACGCACAATCCATCGCATCACCAGCTGTGTGCTGTCAGCCGCCGCTGA